The Pseudanabaena galeata CCNP1313 genome includes a region encoding these proteins:
- a CDS encoding O-antigen ligase family protein, which yields MSTGRLIVQLGFAAYILFTLLPDSSTQMVTFPWVLLWQVGLLCFAIAGLLNLWRRENPFYLLGSGFDWAIGSGLVTLCLSTMFSRFPNQGMWYSLTAFGYFTALYVTNNFLHVASSPAISPPPMVREKLFKIIRFQGLLGFAVIIVSLFLWITQSWLPQLTNFAKLNQWGLNLSYDFSDLQSRNWAPMGHQNYVAGFLILVLPIFASLAIAQRGMWRSLWLTAIGLGLIDLYTTSSRGGFLGLGAIVLYGIIVAFFRNRSHRGLVALGGGGAIALVAFLISTNNRLRSLISGLISSFANPTQGSGELLFRAIAADVGWRIGLEHWLFGAGAGSAVMLYQQYRPQWAGREAELLFQLHSTPVHLWAELGIGAVITFVFLLAAIISLFIKLHKSRSWQASLQDQAIAYGLFGSLIGYGMLAITDYQLDVPAISGSLVIIFACLAYLGQVHTRELISLGHQKQPRLWLAVTATVYLVAAIAWLVPVNIAWQASSIGFIYLSTVRVDLATAKPEFLSEAIAAVDKFQDRLKFAHQLAPWEPYYSYQLGWNLADLAGDYPNLPQSSAWQKEGLTWIKTALASNPYNEAGYNAAAWLSLRETETSAAQAAETYFRRGLELVPNKRSLSFGLGISLLRQGKQAEAIAAMTTEVINDPIFITSPIWKDALYQSIYLQVLANLETSYRGNPQKTLNFAALQWWNGNPNVVNELQQTGNPTAVLLAKAIANDTNALQSVKQNPQTPLEMVISAWLNPNLRDKLLERAYVFATSSLPDERSAAIVKAMSDRMAQSPNFDAWFRLPVPANSPLVITYRRARLGFGVVSRHGDGVVPLDFFNVRERAEISLFLKDLFS from the coding sequence ATGAGTACAGGTCGGTTAATCGTCCAGTTAGGTTTTGCAGCCTATATTTTATTCACTCTGCTACCCGATAGTAGTACCCAGATGGTGACTTTCCCTTGGGTGTTGCTATGGCAAGTGGGATTGCTATGCTTTGCGATCGCAGGTTTACTAAATCTATGGCGGCGCGAGAACCCATTTTATTTATTAGGTAGCGGCTTTGACTGGGCGATCGGTTCTGGCTTGGTAACGCTGTGCTTATCGACCATGTTTTCTCGATTTCCAAATCAGGGTATGTGGTATAGCCTAACTGCCTTTGGATACTTTACTGCTCTATATGTGACCAATAATTTTTTGCATGTCGCGTCATCTCCAGCAATTTCTCCCCCGCCAATGGTGCGGGAGAAATTGTTCAAAATTATACGATTTCAGGGCTTATTAGGCTTTGCAGTAATTATTGTAAGTTTATTTCTGTGGATTACCCAATCATGGCTGCCACAGTTAACTAATTTTGCCAAGCTAAATCAATGGGGACTAAATCTTAGTTATGATTTTTCAGATTTGCAGTCCCGCAATTGGGCTCCAATGGGACATCAAAACTATGTGGCGGGATTTTTGATACTCGTTTTGCCGATTTTTGCAAGTTTGGCGATCGCACAGAGGGGAATGTGGCGATCGCTATGGTTAACGGCGATCGGCTTAGGGTTAATTGATTTGTATACCACCAGTTCGCGGGGCGGATTTTTAGGACTGGGAGCAATTGTTTTGTATGGAATTATCGTGGCATTTTTTCGCAATCGTAGTCATCGCGGTTTGGTGGCTTTAGGTGGTGGTGGGGCGATCGCTTTGGTAGCATTTTTAATTTCTACAAATAATCGCTTGCGATCGCTTATATCAGGACTAATCTCTAGTTTTGCTAATCCCACTCAAGGATCGGGAGAGTTACTATTTAGAGCGATCGCGGCGGATGTGGGTTGGCGGATTGGTTTAGAGCATTGGCTATTTGGCGCGGGCGCAGGCTCAGCAGTCATGCTCTATCAGCAATATCGCCCCCAATGGGCTGGACGCGAAGCCGAACTTTTATTTCAGTTACATAGTACGCCTGTGCATCTTTGGGCAGAATTGGGAATCGGTGCAGTAATTACCTTTGTGTTTTTACTAGCCGCCATCATTTCTCTGTTCATCAAATTGCATAAATCTCGCAGTTGGCAAGCTAGTCTACAGGATCAGGCGATCGCCTATGGCTTATTCGGTAGTCTGATCGGTTATGGCATGTTAGCGATTACTGACTATCAGCTTGATGTACCTGCGATTAGTGGCAGCTTGGTGATTATATTTGCTTGTCTTGCTTATTTAGGGCAAGTACATACGCGGGAGTTAATTAGTCTCGGTCATCAAAAACAGCCCCGACTCTGGTTAGCCGTTACTGCCACAGTTTATTTGGTAGCCGCGATCGCTTGGCTGGTTCCTGTGAATATCGCTTGGCAAGCATCAAGTATAGGATTCATCTATCTATCAACAGTGAGAGTAGATTTAGCAACCGCCAAACCAGAATTTTTATCTGAAGCGATCGCTGCCGTTGACAAGTTCCAAGATCGCCTTAAATTCGCGCATCAACTGGCTCCTTGGGAACCCTACTATTCCTATCAGTTGGGTTGGAATTTAGCCGATCTCGCGGGCGACTATCCAAATTTACCGCAATCATCCGCATGGCAAAAGGAAGGTTTGACATGGATTAAAACAGCGCTCGCCTCTAATCCTTATAACGAAGCAGGGTATAACGCTGCTGCATGGCTCAGTCTCCGAGAAACTGAAACCAGCGCGGCTCAAGCAGCAGAAACTTATTTCCGCCGAGGTTTAGAACTTGTTCCTAATAAGCGATCGCTTTCCTTCGGTTTAGGTATAAGTCTATTGCGCCAAGGAAAACAAGCTGAAGCGATCGCCGCCATGACGACGGAAGTAATTAACGATCCTATTTTTATTACTAGTCCAATTTGGAAAGATGCGCTCTATCAAAGTATTTATCTGCAAGTATTAGCCAATCTAGAAACGAGCTATCGTGGTAATCCCCAAAAAACATTAAATTTTGCTGCCTTACAATGGTGGAATGGTAATCCTAATGTAGTTAACGAACTCCAGCAAACGGGTAATCCCACCGCAGTTCTACTCGCTAAGGCGATCGCCAATGACACCAATGCTTTGCAATCGGTCAAACAAAATCCCCAAACCCCTTTGGAGATGGTCATTTCCGCATGGTTAAATCCTAATTTGCGAGACAAGTTATTGGAACGCGCCTATGTATTTGCGACGAGTAGTTTACCTGATGAGCGCTCAGCAGCCATCGTCAAAGCAATGAGCGATCGCATGGCGCAGTCTCCGAATTTTGATGCTTGGTTCCGACTACCTGTACCAGCGAATAGTCCGTTAGTCATAACCTATCGTCGAGCAAGATTAGGCTTTGGTGTAGTTAGTCGTCATGGGGATGGAGTAGTTCCCCTTGACTTCTTTAATGTGAGGGAACGAGCGGAAATATCGCTTTTTCTTAAAGATTTATTTTCTTGA
- a CDS encoding lipid-A-disaccharide synthase-related protein gives MEILCISNGHGEDIIAARICIELEKLGFSAIALPLVGVGHAYAKANIPIVEKFTQAMPSGGFVRMDSRQLARDVKSGLVGLTRKQLGFVWKWSRENRRTKRLILAVGDIVPLLFAWLPSQFGGCNFVFVATAKSEYYWRDRKSNLPHVKKPFGGSIFFPWERALMNSDRCKAVFVRDLLTAEILNQDFKLPAVYLGNSMMDGLEPKGLNFGIGEDEWAVAILPGSRSPEAYENWMTLMLCAQVVSRAIPHNVHFLVAIAPDLDIEVIGQSIIQKGWLRIDETTFKVQNARLILLQDGFSDCLHQCHLGLAMAGTATEQMVGLGKPVITIAGNGPQFTRKFAEEQTDLLGCSINLIEKPAQVADVLNEILQDPDYFQAVSRNGEERMGQAGASARIAKYISDLS, from the coding sequence GTGGAAATTTTATGTATCAGCAACGGACATGGTGAAGATATCATCGCAGCCCGTATCTGCATTGAATTGGAAAAATTAGGATTTTCAGCGATCGCCTTGCCGCTTGTGGGTGTGGGACATGCCTATGCTAAAGCAAATATCCCGATTGTCGAAAAGTTTACACAGGCAATGCCATCGGGGGGATTTGTCCGCATGGATAGTCGTCAGTTAGCCCGTGATGTTAAAAGTGGATTGGTGGGGCTAACCCGTAAACAATTGGGCTTTGTGTGGAAATGGTCGCGTGAAAACCGTAGAACCAAGCGGCTAATTTTAGCGGTGGGTGATATTGTGCCATTGCTATTTGCATGGTTGCCATCGCAGTTTGGCGGTTGTAATTTTGTGTTTGTCGCCACAGCCAAGTCCGAATATTATTGGCGCGATCGCAAAAGTAATTTACCCCATGTCAAAAAGCCTTTTGGCGGCTCGATCTTTTTTCCTTGGGAACGCGCTTTGATGAATAGCGATCGCTGTAAGGCGGTATTTGTCCGAGATCTGCTAACAGCCGAGATCTTAAATCAAGATTTTAAACTACCTGCGGTTTATCTCGGTAACTCGATGATGGATGGGCTAGAACCTAAGGGGCTTAATTTTGGTATTGGTGAAGATGAATGGGCGGTAGCAATCTTACCTGGTTCGAGATCGCCTGAAGCCTACGAAAACTGGATGACCTTGATGCTTTGCGCTCAAGTTGTTTCCCGTGCGATTCCCCATAATGTGCATTTCCTAGTCGCGATCGCCCCAGATTTGGATATAGAAGTCATTGGACAGAGCATCATTCAAAAGGGTTGGCTACGCATTGATGAAACTACTTTTAAGGTACAGAATGCGCGACTGATTCTCTTGCAGGATGGCTTTAGTGATTGTCTGCATCAATGTCATTTAGGTTTGGCTATGGCGGGAACTGCGACGGAGCAGATGGTGGGTTTAGGTAAGCCTGTAATTACGATCGCTGGAAATGGCCCCCAATTTACGCGCAAATTCGCCGAAGAACAAACGGATTTATTAGGATGTTCGATTAACTTGATCGAAAAACCAGCTCAAGTTGCCGATGTTCTCAATGAGATTTTGCAAGATCCTGATTACTTCCAAGCAGTAAGTCGCAATGGCGAAGAGCGCATGGGGCAAGCAGGAGCATCAGCTCGAATCGCTAAATATATTAGTGATTTAAGCTAA
- the speA gene encoding biosynthetic arginine decarboxylase gives MLQEIQLPVVADTKKWTIQDSETLYRINGWGEPYFSINEAGHVTVSPKGDRGGCIDLFELVNDLKQRGLRSPILVRFSDILADRIERLNSTFAKAIARYNYNGVYRGVFPVKVNQQRQLVEEIAKYGKPFQFGLEAGSKPELLIALATLRTPGSLLICNGYKDAEYIETALLARKLGQNTIIVIEQLEEVEMIIRAATKLGIAPVVGVRAKLSAKGLGHWEDSTGDRAKFGLSMWEILETVEQLEAANMLDSLKLLHFHIGSQISNISTIKDALREAGQIYVQLTTLGAPMGHLDVGGGLGVDYDGSKTNFYASKNYSMQNYAYDIVAAIKDACAEKGVAVPTLTSESGRAIASHQSVLIFDVVGISGIPNQAIEPLQEDEHLIIRNLFETLENINENNYQEIYHDAVQFNQEAISLFTFGYLTLRQRARVERLFWECCDRILKVTRKLNYVPDDLEDLEKAMALTYYCNFSVFQSAPDSWAIDQLFPIMPIHRLNEEPNCRGTIADLTCDSDGKIDRFIDLRDVKSTLELHPFIAEEPYFLALFLGGAYQEILGDLHNLFGDTDAVHIHATPTGYKVEHVIKGDSMTEVLAYVQYNRDSMLENIRQETERALQEKQITLDEARLFLQKYEHCLNGYTYLS, from the coding sequence ATGTTGCAAGAGATTCAGTTACCTGTCGTTGCCGATACCAAAAAGTGGACAATTCAAGATAGTGAGACCCTTTATCGCATCAATGGCTGGGGTGAACCTTATTTTAGTATTAACGAGGCTGGTCACGTAACTGTCTCCCCCAAAGGCGATCGCGGTGGCTGTATTGACCTGTTTGAACTGGTGAATGATCTCAAACAAAGGGGATTGCGATCGCCGATCCTAGTCAGATTTTCGGATATTCTCGCTGATCGCATTGAACGGCTTAATTCCACCTTTGCCAAGGCGATCGCCCGTTATAACTACAATGGCGTTTATCGTGGCGTTTTTCCTGTCAAAGTCAATCAGCAACGGCAATTGGTGGAAGAAATAGCCAAGTATGGGAAACCCTTCCAATTTGGGCTAGAAGCAGGTTCTAAACCCGAATTATTAATTGCCCTTGCTACCTTACGCACTCCCGGTTCACTACTGATTTGTAATGGTTACAAAGATGCTGAATATATTGAAACAGCTCTACTAGCTCGAAAATTGGGACAAAATACGATCATTGTGATCGAGCAGTTGGAAGAAGTGGAAATGATCATCCGTGCTGCAACGAAGTTGGGAATTGCGCCTGTGGTTGGTGTCCGCGCTAAACTAAGTGCTAAGGGACTAGGACATTGGGAAGACTCCACAGGTGATCGCGCTAAGTTTGGTTTGAGCATGTGGGAAATTCTCGAAACCGTTGAACAATTGGAAGCAGCAAATATGCTGGATTCTCTAAAATTGTTGCATTTTCATATCGGTTCCCAAATCAGCAATATCAGCACAATTAAAGATGCTTTGCGCGAAGCAGGTCAAATCTATGTGCAGCTTACGACCCTAGGCGCACCAATGGGACATCTCGATGTTGGTGGTGGTTTGGGCGTAGATTACGACGGTTCTAAAACGAATTTCTACGCTTCTAAAAACTACAGTATGCAGAATTATGCCTACGATATCGTGGCAGCAATTAAGGATGCATGTGCGGAGAAAGGTGTGGCTGTACCAACACTGACCAGCGAGAGTGGTCGGGCGATCGCTTCTCATCAGTCAGTTCTAATTTTCGATGTCGTGGGTATTAGTGGAATTCCAAATCAAGCGATTGAGCCACTACAAGAAGATGAACATTTAATTATCCGCAATCTCTTTGAGACTCTAGAAAACATCAATGAAAATAACTATCAAGAGATTTATCATGATGCCGTTCAATTCAATCAAGAGGCGATTAGTCTGTTTACCTTTGGCTACCTCACCCTCAGACAACGCGCTAGAGTAGAACGCCTATTCTGGGAATGTTGCGATCGCATTCTCAAGGTGACTCGCAAACTTAACTATGTCCCCGATGATCTCGAAGATCTAGAAAAAGCGATGGCGCTGACTTATTACTGCAATTTCTCAGTATTTCAGTCTGCTCCCGATAGTTGGGCGATCGATCAACTATTTCCGATTATGCCGATCCATCGACTCAATGAGGAACCTAACTGTCGCGGCACGATCGCCGACCTTACTTGTGACAGTGATGGCAAAATTGATCGCTTTATCGATTTGCGTGATGTCAAATCCACTTTAGAGCTACATCCTTTCATTGCGGAAGAGCCTTACTTTTTAGCTTTATTCCTTGGTGGAGCCTATCAAGAAATTCTTGGCGATTTGCATAATTTGTTTGGTGATACTGATGCCGTACATATTCATGCAACGCCTACTGGCTATAAGGTTGAGCATGTAATTAAGGGGGACTCTATGACTGAGGTATTAGCCTATGTCCAGTACAATCGTGACTCGATGCTAGAGAATATTCGCCAAGAAACTGAACGTGCTCTCCAAGAAAAGCAAATCACTCTCGATGAAGCAAGGTTGTTTTTACAAAAGTACGAGCATTGCCTAAATGGTTACACCTATTTAAGCTAA
- a CDS encoding AAA family ATPase: MNFEADLNLTLRARYPLIYIPSAEEERIEAVITNVAKSLGRSVFIWDFVDGYQSNPTDAGAGKRNPLQALEFVDKVPKGAVFVLRDYDRFLDDVAIARKLKNLARKLKSEAQNIIVLASQINIPDSLSEFFSILEFPLPNPSELKIEIEQIANSTNSANDLQLNKQAIDDLVRASQGLSLERIRRVLAKAIAENNCLRPEDVELILEEKRQSIRQTQILEFYPSTTEISDIGGLDNLKEWLLRRGSAFSDRARKYGLPHPRGLLLAGIQGTGKSLTAKAISHHWHLPLLRLDVGRLFAGLVGESESRTRQMIQLAEALSPCVLWIDEIDKAFSGVEGRGDSGTTNRVFGTFLTWMAEKTSPVFVVATANNIRALPPELLRKGRFDEVFFVGLPNQEERSQIFAVHLSKYRPHNTRAYDIDRLAYETPDFSGAEIEQGIIEAMHIGFSQNRDFTTDDILEAASQIVPLAQTAQQEIQVLQEWAASGKARLASRQNVFNK; the protein is encoded by the coding sequence ATGAATTTTGAAGCTGACTTAAATCTCACCCTCCGCGCCCGTTATCCCTTGATATACATACCTTCAGCCGAAGAGGAACGGATCGAAGCCGTGATTACTAATGTAGCAAAATCCCTCGGTCGTAGCGTTTTTATTTGGGATTTTGTCGATGGCTATCAGTCCAATCCCACCGATGCAGGCGCAGGTAAACGCAATCCCCTCCAAGCTTTAGAATTTGTGGATAAAGTCCCCAAGGGAGCGGTGTTTGTGTTGCGAGATTACGATCGCTTTCTTGATGATGTGGCGATCGCCCGTAAGCTAAAAAACCTTGCCCGCAAGCTCAAAAGCGAAGCCCAAAATATTATTGTGCTTGCCTCACAAATTAATATTCCCGATAGCCTCAGTGAATTTTTCTCGATTCTCGAATTTCCGCTTCCCAATCCTAGCGAACTGAAAATAGAAATTGAACAAATCGCCAATTCGACAAACTCAGCCAATGATCTGCAATTAAATAAACAGGCGATCGATGATTTAGTCCGTGCTAGCCAAGGTTTATCTCTAGAGCGCATCAGACGAGTATTAGCCAAAGCGATCGCTGAAAACAACTGCTTGCGCCCCGAAGATGTAGAGCTAATCCTCGAAGAAAAGCGCCAAAGTATTCGTCAAACGCAGATTTTAGAATTCTATCCATCAACTACGGAAATTAGTGATATTGGGGGCTTGGATAATCTCAAAGAGTGGCTATTGCGTCGAGGGAGCGCCTTTAGCGATCGCGCCCGTAAGTATGGCTTACCACATCCCAGAGGTTTGCTCTTAGCAGGAATTCAAGGTACTGGCAAGTCTCTCACCGCAAAGGCGATTTCTCACCATTGGCATTTGCCGCTATTGCGTCTTGATGTTGGTCGTCTATTTGCGGGACTAGTCGGTGAGAGTGAGTCCCGCACAAGGCAAATGATTCAGCTAGCGGAAGCGCTCTCTCCCTGCGTATTGTGGATTGATGAGATTGACAAAGCATTCTCAGGTGTTGAAGGTCGTGGTGATTCAGGAACGACGAATCGTGTTTTTGGGACTTTCTTAACATGGATGGCGGAAAAGACTTCGCCTGTATTTGTGGTGGCTACGGCAAATAATATTCGCGCTTTGCCCCCTGAACTCTTGCGTAAAGGTCGATTCGATGAGGTGTTCTTCGTTGGTTTGCCAAACCAAGAGGAGCGATCGCAGATTTTTGCAGTGCATTTGAGCAAATACCGTCCCCACAATACTCGCGCCTATGACATCGATCGCCTCGCCTATGAAACTCCAGATTTTTCAGGTGCCGAAATCGAACAGGGCATCATCGAAGCCATGCACATTGGCTTCAGCCAAAATCGTGACTTCACCACCGATGATATCCTCGAAGCGGCTAGTCAAATCGTGCCACTAGCTCAAACGGCTCAGCAGGAAATTCAAGTTCTTCAAGAATGGGCTGCATCAGGTAAAGCTAGACTTGCTTCCAGACAAAATGTTTTCAATAAATAA
- a CDS encoding DUF3611 family protein, producing the protein MPRELKNAKNEDDNSDVSPNVLRVVLAFRRWGWTAFWTQVVLCVVSSVVLLQLFLFPRTGQVASPTGLDTSPATLPGLSFAWVGVAVLGASIFWNYRYTQMAKKLRSPDRPTKSQTIFQIKIGLIINLIGMFVTLLGAFAIIGALTLRAGQGQAILPGAGSFNSVIQPLDFQIIQASFNIIFAHFVGLVASLLLLNRAADKPNRE; encoded by the coding sequence ATGCCCAGAGAACTAAAAAATGCCAAAAATGAAGACGATAATAGCGATGTCTCACCCAATGTGTTGCGCGTTGTTTTAGCATTTCGGCGTTGGGGCTGGACTGCCTTTTGGACGCAAGTTGTTTTGTGTGTAGTTTCATCCGTTGTCTTACTGCAACTTTTTTTATTTCCTAGGACTGGTCAAGTAGCTAGTCCCACAGGTTTAGATACTAGTCCCGCGACACTCCCAGGGCTAAGCTTTGCTTGGGTAGGCGTGGCAGTATTAGGCGCAAGTATTTTCTGGAATTATCGTTATACGCAAATGGCAAAAAAGCTGCGATCGCCTGATCGCCCAACCAAAAGCCAAACTATATTTCAAATCAAAATCGGATTGATTATTAATCTGATTGGGATGTTCGTCACTTTACTGGGAGCCTTTGCGATTATTGGTGCGTTAACTCTAAGGGCAGGACAAGGACAAGCAATATTACCTGGTGCAGGTAGCTTTAACTCTGTAATTCAGCCCCTCGACTTTCAAATTATTCAAGCTAGTTTCAATATTATCTTTGCCCACTTTGTTGGTTTAGTCGCATCTCTCTTGCTACTAAACCGTGCCGCCGACAAACCTAATCGGGAATAA
- a CDS encoding DUF1350 family protein, whose protein sequence is MEWKQIEENWVLTPPKPKGVIHFLGGAFFAAAPHVAYGRVLEQLAKNDYAIVATPFLNNTFDHRQIAREVHTSFRKVRSKLFLDYFPVFGMGHSMGCKIHLLINSLYKPTRAGNIYIAYNNYSADRSIPFFKELAGKIPEMSSMDFTPTPKETEQLITANYQTANNLLVKFVDDGIDEISTLAQLLKQKFPKTISLQTLEGTHLTSMGLDVKWQAGSSFSAIDAIAQWVKQEMHKNNQSLELVLLAWLTQQIV, encoded by the coding sequence ATGGAGTGGAAGCAAATTGAAGAAAATTGGGTATTGACACCACCCAAACCCAAAGGCGTAATTCACTTTTTGGGGGGAGCATTCTTTGCGGCTGCCCCCCATGTTGCCTATGGTCGAGTCCTAGAGCAACTTGCTAAAAATGATTATGCGATCGTCGCTACCCCATTTTTAAATAACACCTTCGATCATCGTCAAATTGCTCGCGAAGTCCACACTTCATTTCGCAAGGTACGCAGCAAACTATTTCTCGATTATTTCCCTGTATTTGGGATGGGACATAGCATGGGCTGCAAAATCCATCTATTAATTAATAGCCTGTACAAGCCTACCCGTGCTGGCAACATCTACATCGCCTACAACAACTACAGCGCCGATCGCTCAATTCCGTTCTTCAAAGAACTAGCTGGTAAGATTCCCGAAATGTCGTCAATGGATTTCACCCCCACACCAAAGGAAACTGAACAGCTAATTACTGCCAACTATCAGACCGCAAATAATTTATTAGTCAAATTTGTGGACGATGGTATTGATGAAATTTCCACCCTTGCTCAACTACTCAAACAAAAATTTCCTAAAACTATCAGTTTACAAACCCTCGAAGGTACTCATCTCACATCTATGGGGCTGGATGTGAAATGGCAAGCAGGATCTAGTTTTTCGGCGATCGATGCGATCGCGCAATGGGTCAAGCAAGAAATGCACAAAAATAATCAGAGCTTAGAACTAGTCTTACTAGCATGGCTGACACAGCAAATCGTCTAA
- a CDS encoding form I ribulose bisphosphate carboxylase large subunit: protein MSYSKTQSKAKAGYDAGVQDYKLKYYTPDYTPRDTDLLAAFRFVPQPGVPPEEAAAAVAAESSTGTWTTVWTDLLTDLDRYKGRCYDVEPVANEDNQYIAYIAYPLDLFEEGSVTNLLTSLVGNVFGFKALRALRLEDIRVPIAYLKTFQGPPHGIQVERDKLNKYGRPLLGCTIKPKLGLSAKNYGRAVYECLRGGLDFTKDDENINSQPFMRWRDRFLFVQEAIEKAQAETGEVKGHYLNVTAPTCEQMMERAAFAKEIGTPIIMHDFLTGGFTANTTLAKYCRDNGLLLHIHRAMHAVIDRQKTHGIHFRVLAKCLRMSGGDHLHSGTVVGKLEGEKGITMGFVDLMREDHIELDRERGIYFTQDWASMPGVMPVASGGIHVWHMPALVEIFGDDSCLQFGGGTLGHPWGAAPGATANRVALEACVQARNEGRDMMREGGDILREAGRWSPELNVALELWKEIKFEFEAMDTV, encoded by the coding sequence ATGTCTTACTCAAAAACACAGTCTAAAGCTAAGGCTGGGTACGACGCAGGTGTTCAGGACTATAAACTAAAGTACTATACCCCCGATTACACCCCCAGAGATACTGACCTTCTCGCCGCTTTTCGTTTCGTGCCTCAACCAGGCGTACCTCCAGAAGAAGCTGCTGCTGCGGTAGCTGCTGAATCTTCTACAGGTACATGGACAACTGTATGGACAGACTTGTTGACCGACCTCGATCGCTACAAAGGTCGTTGCTATGATGTCGAACCAGTAGCCAACGAAGACAATCAATATATTGCTTACATCGCATATCCTCTTGACTTGTTCGAAGAAGGTTCTGTAACCAACTTGCTAACTTCATTGGTTGGCAACGTATTTGGTTTCAAAGCTCTTCGCGCACTTCGTCTAGAAGACATCCGTGTTCCTATTGCATACTTGAAGACATTCCAAGGTCCTCCTCACGGTATTCAAGTTGAACGCGACAAGTTGAACAAGTATGGTCGTCCTCTATTGGGTTGTACCATTAAGCCTAAATTGGGTCTATCTGCTAAGAACTACGGTCGTGCAGTATACGAATGTTTACGCGGCGGTTTGGACTTCACGAAAGACGACGAAAACATCAACTCTCAGCCTTTCATGCGCTGGCGCGATCGCTTCCTGTTTGTACAAGAAGCAATCGAAAAAGCTCAAGCTGAAACTGGCGAAGTTAAGGGCCACTACCTCAACGTAACTGCTCCAACCTGTGAGCAAATGATGGAACGTGCAGCTTTCGCAAAGGAAATCGGCACACCAATCATCATGCATGACTTCTTGACTGGTGGTTTTACAGCTAACACCACTCTTGCTAAGTACTGCCGTGACAATGGCTTGCTATTGCACATTCACCGCGCTATGCACGCAGTTATCGACCGTCAAAAAACCCACGGGATTCACTTCCGCGTTTTGGCTAAGTGTCTGCGTATGTCTGGTGGCGATCACCTCCACTCTGGAACCGTTGTTGGTAAGCTCGAAGGCGAAAAAGGTATCACCATGGGCTTTGTTGACCTAATGCGTGAAGATCACATCGAACTCGACCGTGAACGTGGTATCTACTTCACTCAAGATTGGGCTTCTATGCCTGGTGTTATGCCCGTTGCTTCGGGTGGTATCCACGTATGGCACATGCCTGCGCTCGTCGAAATCTTCGGTGACGACTCTTGCTTACAGTTTGGTGGTGGTACTTTGGGTCACCCATGGGGTGCTGCTCCTGGTGCAACCGCTAACCGCGTTGCGCTCGAAGCTTGCGTACAAGCACGTAACGAAGGTCGCGACATGATGCGTGAAGGTGGCGACATCCTTCGTGAAGCTGGTCGTTGGTCTCCAGAGTTGAACGTTGCTCTTGAACTCTGGAAAGAAATCAAGTTTGAATTTGAAGCAATGGATACCGTCTAA
- a CDS encoding chaperonin family protein RbcX encodes MDIKRSTKSTAKMLINFLTFEAVKTIGEQLQETDKLKALWFNQFSTRERLQNGELYIKDLFEVNQEMAFRVMTVREHLANEILEFLPEMTRTGIQQSNMQLRRQHFERIMNVQASEGYAECENLDNRLDTEVDQKSNPESSLEVNLESLSEEPLESIADSDVDADRATTQQNQ; translated from the coding sequence ATGGATATTAAGCGCAGTACTAAGTCCACAGCCAAAATGTTGATCAACTTTTTGACCTTCGAGGCTGTTAAGACAATTGGTGAGCAATTGCAGGAAACCGATAAGTTAAAAGCTCTTTGGTTTAATCAATTCTCGACGCGCGAGAGACTCCAAAATGGTGAACTTTATATTAAAGACCTTTTTGAGGTTAACCAAGAAATGGCTTTTCGAGTAATGACAGTTCGAGAGCATTTGGCTAATGAAATTTTAGAATTTTTGCCTGAAATGACTCGTACTGGCATCCAACAATCAAATATGCAACTTCGTCGTCAGCATTTTGAACGCATCATGAATGTTCAGGCTTCTGAGGGATATGCAGAATGCGAGAATCTTGATAATAGGTTAGATACTGAGGTTGATCAGAAAAGCAATCCAGAATCTAGTTTAGAAGTTAATCTCGAAAGTCTCTCAGAAGAACCTTTAGAATCGATTGCAGATTCAGATGTTGATGCCGATCGCGCTACCACTCAACAAAATCAATAG